One region of Solenopsis invicta isolate M01_SB unplaced genomic scaffold, UNIL_Sinv_3.0 scaffold_22710, whole genome shotgun sequence genomic DNA includes:
- the LOC105204334 gene encoding putative nuclease HARBI1, with translation MAAAWWVLQIANEEERNLLKIRRKQLRDASNPFEVPDSQFLSLYRLSKDAVMILCQGIQPYVQRAVRPTAIPFELKVLATLSFLSSGSYQKRVGQDFLSCMCQASVSGVLHEIINAINIIMPQWIKFPVQANEIEAIQQQFWINTNFPGVIGAVDGTHIAITPPAKIREHLYINRKLYHSLNVMIVSDYYGKILAVLANHGGRTHDARVWSSSRLSRHMLNEYENGRRNAWLLGDSGYPLLPYLMTPKLNEAPGSPGALYTEAHVRARCCIERTIGVLKGRWRCLRKERGLHYLPEFAGLIVNATCVLHNIAKHYGIEDVEIYREDIEEVNIEADDMNANMRRRGNVVRETIIERYFT, from the exons ATGGCTGCTGCATGGTGGGTCTTGCAGATTGCCaatgaagaagaaagaaatttgttaaaaattcgaAGGAAACAACTGCGTGATGCATCAAATCCTTTTGAAGTTCCGGACTCGcagtttctttctttatatcg ACTTTCAAAAGATGCTGTAATGATATTGTGTCAAGGTATACAACCTTACGTGCAAAGAGCTGTAAGACCAACAGCAATTCCGTTTGAATTAAAg GTTTTAGCAACATTAAGTTTCTTGAGTTCGGGGTCTTACCAAAAAAGAGTTGGACAAGACTTTTTAAGCTGTATGTGTCAGGCATCTGTTAGTGGAGTACTAcatgaaattataaatgcaataaatattattatgccGCAATGGATAAAATTTCCTGTGCAAGCTAATGAAATTGAAGCAATCCAACAACA ATTCTGGATTAACACCAATTTCCCAGGTGTAATAGGAGCTGTAGATGGTACACATATAGCGATTACGCCACCTGCTAAAATAAGAgagcatttatatataaatagaaaattatatcattCATTAAATGTTATGATa gttAGTGATTATTATGGCAAAATATTAGCTGTATTGGCAAATCATGGAGGTCGGACACATGATGCTAGAGTTTGGAGCTCGTCTCGGTTATCGAGGCACATGTTAAACGAATATGAAAATGGAAGAAGAAATGCATGGTTATTag GAGATTCTGGCTATCCTTTATTGCcatatttaatgactccaaaatTAAATGAGGCACCAGGATCTCCAGGTGCGTTATATACAGAGGCTCATGTTAGAGCACGATGTTGTATAGAGAGAACAATAGGTGTATTAAAAGGGCGTTGGAGATGTTTGCGAAAAGAAAGAGGCTTACATTATCTTCCAGAATTTGCAG gaCTTATAGTAAATGCGACTTGCGTACTCCACAATATTGCAAAACATTATGGCATTGAGGATGTTGAAATATACAGAGAAGATATTGAAGAAGTGAATATTGAAGCAGATGATATGAATGCAAATATGCGTAGAAGAGGAAATGTAGTGCGAGAAACAATAATAGaaagatattttacataa